One region of Carya illinoinensis cultivar Pawnee chromosome 8, C.illinoinensisPawnee_v1, whole genome shotgun sequence genomic DNA includes:
- the LOC122318445 gene encoding LEC14B protein isoform X1, translating to MRSTSSYVGERGTAYQNLKIKPTKANCITNKNEKYEISLYLSLREPKSSTAQRAAVNEMGYAMSRLEIEADLRDGRNTIHEDGNNQRPNKPLTHLDHEIAYLTRLKSGPHKRLSQVIPGRQELTVSTVKMLAGRECNYSGRGRFSSADCCHVLSRYLPVNGPWLVDQLTSRAYVSQFSADGSLFVAGFQGSHIRIYNVDRGWTVQKNILAKSLQWTVTDTSLSPDQRHLVYASMSPIVHIVNVGSPETESLANVTEIHEGLDFSANDDGGYSLGIFCVKFSTDGREVVAGSNDDSIYVYDLEANKLSLRILAHKSDVNTVCFADESGHLIYSGSDDALCKVWDRRCFVARDKPAGVLMGHLEGITFIDSRGDGRYLISNGKDQTIKLWDIRRMSSSVPCNSVFRSYEWDYRWMDYPPQARDLKHPCDQSVATYRGHSVLQTLIRCYFSPEYSTGQKYIYTGSHNSCVYIYDLVSGAQVATLKHHKSPVRDCSWHPYYPMLVSSSWDGDVVRWEFPGIGEAPTSSSRRRVRRRHI from the exons ATGCGATCCACTTCCAGCTACGTAGGGGAGCGTGGAACCGCTTACCAGAACCTAAAGATCAAACCAACAAAAGCCAACTGTATAACCAACAAAAATGAGAAGTACGAAATCTCCCTGTATTTGTCTCTCCGAGAACCTAAATCCTCGACAGCTCAGAG GGCTGCAGTTAATGAAATGGGTTATGCAATGAGTAGACTAGAGATAGAAGCAGACCTCCGCGATGGGAGGAATACCATCCATGAAGACGGTAACAACCAAAGACCCAACAAGCCATTGACACATTTAGACCATGAGATTGCCTATCTCACGAGGTTAAAATCAGGACCCCACAAACGGTTAAGCCAAGTCATACCTGGCAGGCAAGAGTTAACGGTTTCCACAGTGAAGATGTTGGCTGGTCGAGAGTGTAATTATTCAGGAAGGGGGAGATTCTCATCAGCCGATTGTTGTCATGTCCTAAGCAGATATCTGCCAGTAAATGGTCCTTGGCTAGTTGACCAACTGACCAGCCGAGCATACGTCTCACAGTTTTCGGCTGATGGTTCCCTTTTTGTTGCCGGATTTCAG GGAAGCCACATAAGAATATACAATGTGGACCGAGGATGGACGGTTCAGAAGAACATTCTTGCGAAAAGTTTGCAATGGACAGTTACTGATACATCTCTTTCGCCAGATCAACGCCATCTT GTTTATGCTAGTATGTCACCTATTGTCCATATTGTTAATGTTGGGTCCCCTGAAACAGAGTCTCTAGCAAATGTTACG GAGATCCATGAAGGTTTGGATTTTTCTGCTAATGATGATGGAGGATACTCTTTGGGAATCTTCTGTGTCAAATTTTCAACAGATGGACGAGAAGTTGTTGCTGGAAGTAATGATGACTCCATTTATGTTTATGATCTTGAAGCAAATAAGCTTTCTCTCAGAATTTTGGCACACAAG TCTGATGTGAACACTGTATGTTTTGCCGATGAAAGTGGCCATCTCATTTATTCTGGGAGTGATGATGCTCTCTGTAAG GTGTGGGACAGACGTTGCTTTGTTGCTAGAGATAAACCGGCAGGCGTGCTTATGGGACACCTTGAAGGAATTACATTTATCGACAGCCGTGGAGATGGTCGTTATTTAATATCAAATGGAAAAGATCAGACCATAAAACTTTGGGATATCCGGAGAATGTCTTCTAGTGTCCCATG CAATTCAGTATTTAGGAGTTATGAATGGGACTACAGATGGATGGACTACCCACCGCAGGCAAGAGATTTGAAACACCCATGTGATCAATCAGTTGCTACATATAGAGGTCATTCAGTCTTGCAAACTCTTATTCGCTGCTACTTCTCCCCTGAATACAG CACTGGTCAAAAGTACATCTACACTGGATCTCACAATTCATGTGTTTATATATACGATTTG GTGAGTGGAGCCCAAGTTGCAACACTCAAGCACCATAAATCACCTGTAAGAGACTGTAGTTGGCACCCTTACTACCCTATGCTTGTTAGCTCCTCTTGGGATGGGGATGTTGTCAGATGGGAATTTCCCGGAATTGGTGAAGCACCAACCTCCTCAAGCAGGAGGAGAGTTCGGAGGAGACACATTTAA
- the LOC122318445 gene encoding LEC14B protein isoform X3 has translation MGYAMSRLEIEADLRDGRNTIHEDGNNQRPNKPLTHLDHEIAYLTRLKSGPHKRLSQVIPGRQELTVSTVKMLAGRECNYSGRGRFSSADCCHVLSRYLPVNGPWLVDQLTSRAYVSQFSADGSLFVAGFQGSHIRIYNVDRGWTVQKNILAKSLQWTVTDTSLSPDQRHLVYASMSPIVHIVNVGSPETESLANVTEIHEGLDFSANDDGGYSLGIFCVKFSTDGREVVAGSNDDSIYVYDLEANKLSLRILAHKSDVNTVCFADESGHLIYSGSDDALCKVWDRRCFVARDKPAGVLMGHLEGITFIDSRGDGRYLISNGKDQTIKLWDIRRMSSSVPCNSVFRSYEWDYRWMDYPPQARDLKHPCDQSVATYRGHSVLQTLIRCYFSPEYSTGQKYIYTGSHNSCVYIYDLVSGAQVATLKHHKSPVRDCSWHPYYPMLVSSSWDGDVVRWEFPGIGEAPTSSSRRRVRRRHI, from the exons ATGGGTTATGCAATGAGTAGACTAGAGATAGAAGCAGACCTCCGCGATGGGAGGAATACCATCCATGAAGACGGTAACAACCAAAGACCCAACAAGCCATTGACACATTTAGACCATGAGATTGCCTATCTCACGAGGTTAAAATCAGGACCCCACAAACGGTTAAGCCAAGTCATACCTGGCAGGCAAGAGTTAACGGTTTCCACAGTGAAGATGTTGGCTGGTCGAGAGTGTAATTATTCAGGAAGGGGGAGATTCTCATCAGCCGATTGTTGTCATGTCCTAAGCAGATATCTGCCAGTAAATGGTCCTTGGCTAGTTGACCAACTGACCAGCCGAGCATACGTCTCACAGTTTTCGGCTGATGGTTCCCTTTTTGTTGCCGGATTTCAG GGAAGCCACATAAGAATATACAATGTGGACCGAGGATGGACGGTTCAGAAGAACATTCTTGCGAAAAGTTTGCAATGGACAGTTACTGATACATCTCTTTCGCCAGATCAACGCCATCTT GTTTATGCTAGTATGTCACCTATTGTCCATATTGTTAATGTTGGGTCCCCTGAAACAGAGTCTCTAGCAAATGTTACG GAGATCCATGAAGGTTTGGATTTTTCTGCTAATGATGATGGAGGATACTCTTTGGGAATCTTCTGTGTCAAATTTTCAACAGATGGACGAGAAGTTGTTGCTGGAAGTAATGATGACTCCATTTATGTTTATGATCTTGAAGCAAATAAGCTTTCTCTCAGAATTTTGGCACACAAG TCTGATGTGAACACTGTATGTTTTGCCGATGAAAGTGGCCATCTCATTTATTCTGGGAGTGATGATGCTCTCTGTAAG GTGTGGGACAGACGTTGCTTTGTTGCTAGAGATAAACCGGCAGGCGTGCTTATGGGACACCTTGAAGGAATTACATTTATCGACAGCCGTGGAGATGGTCGTTATTTAATATCAAATGGAAAAGATCAGACCATAAAACTTTGGGATATCCGGAGAATGTCTTCTAGTGTCCCATG CAATTCAGTATTTAGGAGTTATGAATGGGACTACAGATGGATGGACTACCCACCGCAGGCAAGAGATTTGAAACACCCATGTGATCAATCAGTTGCTACATATAGAGGTCATTCAGTCTTGCAAACTCTTATTCGCTGCTACTTCTCCCCTGAATACAG CACTGGTCAAAAGTACATCTACACTGGATCTCACAATTCATGTGTTTATATATACGATTTG GTGAGTGGAGCCCAAGTTGCAACACTCAAGCACCATAAATCACCTGTAAGAGACTGTAGTTGGCACCCTTACTACCCTATGCTTGTTAGCTCCTCTTGGGATGGGGATGTTGTCAGATGGGAATTTCCCGGAATTGGTGAAGCACCAACCTCCTCAAGCAGGAGGAGAGTTCGGAGGAGACACATTTAA
- the LOC122318445 gene encoding LEC14B protein isoform X2 — MYVTTGRAAVNEMGYAMSRLEIEADLRDGRNTIHEDGNNQRPNKPLTHLDHEIAYLTRLKSGPHKRLSQVIPGRQELTVSTVKMLAGRECNYSGRGRFSSADCCHVLSRYLPVNGPWLVDQLTSRAYVSQFSADGSLFVAGFQGSHIRIYNVDRGWTVQKNILAKSLQWTVTDTSLSPDQRHLVYASMSPIVHIVNVGSPETESLANVTEIHEGLDFSANDDGGYSLGIFCVKFSTDGREVVAGSNDDSIYVYDLEANKLSLRILAHKSDVNTVCFADESGHLIYSGSDDALCKVWDRRCFVARDKPAGVLMGHLEGITFIDSRGDGRYLISNGKDQTIKLWDIRRMSSSVPCNSVFRSYEWDYRWMDYPPQARDLKHPCDQSVATYRGHSVLQTLIRCYFSPEYSTGQKYIYTGSHNSCVYIYDLVSGAQVATLKHHKSPVRDCSWHPYYPMLVSSSWDGDVVRWEFPGIGEAPTSSSRRRVRRRHI, encoded by the exons ATGTATGTTACAACCGGCAGGGCTGCAGTTAATGAAATGGGTTATGCAATGAGTAGACTAGAGATAGAAGCAGACCTCCGCGATGGGAGGAATACCATCCATGAAGACGGTAACAACCAAAGACCCAACAAGCCATTGACACATTTAGACCATGAGATTGCCTATCTCACGAGGTTAAAATCAGGACCCCACAAACGGTTAAGCCAAGTCATACCTGGCAGGCAAGAGTTAACGGTTTCCACAGTGAAGATGTTGGCTGGTCGAGAGTGTAATTATTCAGGAAGGGGGAGATTCTCATCAGCCGATTGTTGTCATGTCCTAAGCAGATATCTGCCAGTAAATGGTCCTTGGCTAGTTGACCAACTGACCAGCCGAGCATACGTCTCACAGTTTTCGGCTGATGGTTCCCTTTTTGTTGCCGGATTTCAG GGAAGCCACATAAGAATATACAATGTGGACCGAGGATGGACGGTTCAGAAGAACATTCTTGCGAAAAGTTTGCAATGGACAGTTACTGATACATCTCTTTCGCCAGATCAACGCCATCTT GTTTATGCTAGTATGTCACCTATTGTCCATATTGTTAATGTTGGGTCCCCTGAAACAGAGTCTCTAGCAAATGTTACG GAGATCCATGAAGGTTTGGATTTTTCTGCTAATGATGATGGAGGATACTCTTTGGGAATCTTCTGTGTCAAATTTTCAACAGATGGACGAGAAGTTGTTGCTGGAAGTAATGATGACTCCATTTATGTTTATGATCTTGAAGCAAATAAGCTTTCTCTCAGAATTTTGGCACACAAG TCTGATGTGAACACTGTATGTTTTGCCGATGAAAGTGGCCATCTCATTTATTCTGGGAGTGATGATGCTCTCTGTAAG GTGTGGGACAGACGTTGCTTTGTTGCTAGAGATAAACCGGCAGGCGTGCTTATGGGACACCTTGAAGGAATTACATTTATCGACAGCCGTGGAGATGGTCGTTATTTAATATCAAATGGAAAAGATCAGACCATAAAACTTTGGGATATCCGGAGAATGTCTTCTAGTGTCCCATG CAATTCAGTATTTAGGAGTTATGAATGGGACTACAGATGGATGGACTACCCACCGCAGGCAAGAGATTTGAAACACCCATGTGATCAATCAGTTGCTACATATAGAGGTCATTCAGTCTTGCAAACTCTTATTCGCTGCTACTTCTCCCCTGAATACAG CACTGGTCAAAAGTACATCTACACTGGATCTCACAATTCATGTGTTTATATATACGATTTG GTGAGTGGAGCCCAAGTTGCAACACTCAAGCACCATAAATCACCTGTAAGAGACTGTAGTTGGCACCCTTACTACCCTATGCTTGTTAGCTCCTCTTGGGATGGGGATGTTGTCAGATGGGAATTTCCCGGAATTGGTGAAGCACCAACCTCCTCAAGCAGGAGGAGAGTTCGGAGGAGACACATTTAA